One Campylobacter massiliensis DNA window includes the following coding sequences:
- a CDS encoding polysaccharide deacetylase family protein has translation MSVSVLMYHHVLKKGGFIASSVGDFASQMRFLAEAGYKTLTMSEFIAYKKGELAVPKKSVLITFDDGWKDNYVYAYQVLRELGLRATIFLVTQWIERASMRRGEFIELMHQEYKKAAPQRPQDVFLNLDEIAAMRDVFDFHSHTHTHFDEYFSALPPEENFARCREFMRANLGVEDKILCWPRGKYDENLMRLARQAGYEAFFTTQRGINRPDGDLSAIKRIAAKKDAAWLKRTLFIYQNDILGGIYSKIKK, from the coding sequence TTTGCCTCGCAGATGAGATTTCTCGCCGAGGCGGGCTATAAAACGCTTACGATGAGCGAATTTATCGCCTATAAAAAGGGCGAGCTAGCCGTACCTAAAAAAAGCGTCCTCATCACCTTTGATGACGGTTGGAAGGATAACTACGTCTACGCTTACCAGGTCTTGCGCGAGCTTGGGCTACGGGCGACGATATTTTTAGTGACGCAGTGGATCGAGCGCGCAAGTATGCGGCGGGGCGAGTTTATCGAGCTAATGCACCAAGAATACAAAAAAGCAGCGCCCCAGCGCCCACAGGACGTGTTTTTAAACCTTGACGAGATAGCTGCGATGCGGGACGTTTTTGACTTTCACTCGCATACGCATACGCATTTTGACGAGTATTTCAGCGCGCTCCCGCCTGAGGAAAATTTCGCTCGGTGCCGTGAGTTTATGCGCGCAAATTTGGGCGTCGAGGATAAAATTTTATGCTGGCCGCGCGGCAAATACGACGAAAATTTGATGCGTCTAGCTAGACAGGCGGGATACGAGGCGTTTTTTACGACGCAGCGAGGTATAAACAGACCAGACGGCGACCTATCGGCTATCAAGCGCATCGCCGCTAAAAAGGACGCCGCGTGGCTAAAACGCACGCTTTTTATCTATCAAAACGACATTTTGGGCGGGATATACTCGAAGATAAAGAAGTAA